AGAGACGGCCCAACCCTAGAGAGAGAGAGGCGGCCGCGAGACTTGGAGAGGAGATAAAGGCGGCTACAACTTGTCTATTTTCTAATTTGTTTATGTTTATGATTTGTAATCTTTCCTATTATTGTATTTCCATTTATCTCTCTTGTAACCTCTATATAAAGGGAACAATTATTCATTAATAATATACAGATACTTACGGTTCTAAATCCTTAAGTTTACAACGCCTTTATATATACTGAGCAGTATTAATTATATGTTTAAAATTATATATAAAGGCCCCCAAATTATTAAACTTGCCTTAGGTCTTTATGAACGTTCCCACGGCAGGTGATATTGATATTACCTTTGACATTGAGTGGATCATGCAATTATTTAAGTAATCTTCGGTAAGACCATAAAAAAAATCATAGTTTGAACATTTTCCACCCACTACATTTAGATCTTCCACAAATTCATACATATATTGTTTAATAAGATTTGTGGTACTTGGAAAAACATAAAAACTACAATAACCAAATCGAAACAGATCTTTTGCACACCCATTGTTACAAAATCTTTAAGAAAATTCTTTCCGCTTAAACAGTATGATACATACAACCTTGTGAATAAAGAGACGTTTACTGGGGTCTGTAATAAGACAAGTTGTTATATGTTTGTGCTGTAATGTAATAGATATCTCTGATATTCGTTTTTTTTTTTTGGAGCAACTCTCTGATATTCGTTTAAACATAGCATTTTCAATGAAAACTTACTATTACAAAAATAAGTACACTGAAAAAAACAAAATCGTTAATGCACACGTTTCTTTTTATTATTGACGGTCTAAACATTTTGAATCAATTAGATAAAAAGAACAATACGGTAGAAAGGAAAAATCATAACAAAAACATTTTTGGACATATAACAAAAACTTATATGCAACAATCGCAACGTATATGTAATCCTAATCAATAAGAAAAATTTGCAAAGAGACAAGAGACAAGGGCAGCCACCACAGCTACGGCCGAATTCGGGAGAGAAGCAGCGTGGCTAGGAGATGGACCGGGGACTCCGGCGGCAGGAATCGTAGTAGTGGACGGAGGAGAAGAGGGGGAGGACGAATCCGAGGAGATTGGTGGATCAGAGAGTGGCCTGGAGGAGGTGGGGTTAATGACGTTGAGGTCGAGCTTCTGACCGGCCTGACAATGGCCAGGAACGCCACAGAAGAAGAAATGGTGGCCGTGATTGGTGAGTGTGACTGAGTCATTGCCAGTGGTGAAGGTGGAGATTGGGTTTGAGTTGTTGCAGCTTCTGTACATTGTGTGTGTCACTCTCATAACGTTGTGGAATTGTGGGTTGTATTCGAACACTGTCATAATCAAAAAGATTAGTTTCAGTTCACTCAATTTGCCTAAAAGTTAACAACACTTTATATGGGGTAAATACCATGAAACTAAAAAGATCATATTATTTTTTTATGTTTATCCATTCTATTTGACTGCTATACTATACTGTATTCTACTCTCTTTTTCTTTCTCATATTTTCACAAGGATGATGTATCGGCTAAGAGCAGTTTAAAGAAAGATTAGGTTGGCTTAGACTAAAATAATTTCCACTACTAATATGATATATAACGTTTATATATATATATATATATATTTTATTATCAATCATAAGTTAAGAATATGTATTTTTAAAAATCAGTTCTAAACTTAATAAGCATTCATACTTTGAGCAGATGTAAAAATATAACAATTTATTCCTTTTTATATTGAAATAAAACGAAAAGTCATAATGATTAGGGCGTGAGTGGTACTATTACTTTCCACCTAAAGCTGACGCACTTACGCATTAAGGACCCATTTTCCGCCAGTCTCAGAATAATTACGTTTAGAATGAAGATCTGTTCATCTTAATGTGTAATTAAATTGTTAAGAAAATTAAGGAACTCACAGACGGTATCACCAATGTGGAAAGTTTTGGTTGAGGCCCATAGCTTATAATCCACGTTGGCTATGGTTGTCCAGCCTGCTGAGTCGCCGACTTTGTACACCGCCGCTTCACTAAGCCTTAGGATCACCATTATACATGCCAAACCCACCACTATCCTCGCCGCCATTATTTTCACTCTTCTGCTTCGATCCTGGTAGAGAGCTCCACAAGGTTTTCTCCTTAAATTTATCCTTTTTCTTGCTGTGTATACAATGAGGTATGAACTAGTGGTGTGTATGTATGGGGTGGCCACTTTTTTTTGTTAGTTGGCTAATTTGGAGAAAGGAGTGACTGAAAAGCAAAATACCGACAAGGATTGCTTACTTTACTTGTTTATCTGGTGATTTAATTTCTAATACTGGCTTGAAACTACCCAAAGACTATATATAACTTAAATGTATTTATTTTTGTGCACTAGTTAGGTTTGTAGTCTCACATAGTAAATCAATACACTCATTATCAAATGATTTGAAGTTGGAAACATATGAATCTTGACACAATATTAGATCCTGAAGAAAGCAATTAATCTGACCCAAAATTAATTTTATACCAGAATTTTATGTACAGAAATGATTTATAAGGACCACTATTTGTAAGAATGATAATAGAAACCCTCACATCAACTATGAATTGGGACTTGATCTAATGTATAAAGACTAATATTCATTTATTTATGTATTATTAATTGGTATTAGAGTTTTTTTCACTTGTGAAAACTTAAAATGGATAATTTAGTACGAAATACTGGAAGTCTTCCTTCTGCACTAAAGCCTACTCCACAGGTTTGATTAGTTAAGCTATTCTAGAAATTTTTATTTTCTAGTTTATTTGTTATAAACAGAATTGGAAATTTTGTTAGTTTTCAAATTAAAGAGTTAAAACACACACACACACAACCATAATTTATAAAATTTATATTTGTTAGTTATATAAGTTGTAAAGTAAGTATCACATGCTTTAAACTTTTAAAGTTTGGAAGTCTTGTAAGGAAAGAATGCTAAGTTGGTTGGTTGACTAATTTGAATCATCTTTTAATAATTCTACTTCCCAATTACTCTTCCTCCTACATCTTGGTAACCATATTTCTTTACTAGTTTAATTCATATGAAAAAAACACTTCTTTGTTGTTGTCAAAGTTCTTGTAGCAAAATTTCTGGTAATTTTATCACTGCAGCTACTGAGATACTAAGAAAAATCTTTTAACGTCCATAGTAGGCCCATACCAAACCTACTTTCAGCCCATTAACATAGCCTTCTACTTATACATAATCAACAATGCATATTTAGACTTTGAAATATACATTGTCACGCTCATATAAAAATAACAAACATTCGTTGCATGACATTAAGTACTTAACGGTCAGGGAACCGAGTTGTCTGTTTGCTTAATGATTCCTCACACGCCAAATGGCTCCAACTACTGTTTGTGTGACTGGTTTAGTTTAAAAGACTGGTCCAACGGTTTACAAACCAAACCGGGAGCTTATGATTAAAGTAAAATGCATATAATAGATAAGATAAGAGTCATCCGATCCTATGACAAAAGAGTTATTCATCTCGTAGCGGGGAAGAATTTGATCGTTGTCTACGTCTCCTACTGTCTCAATGTTAGATTCATTTTGTGGTTTCTTAGATATTTACTTGGTTCCCTTAAGAGTCCAGGACTCTCGCTTTCTTCGGGAAAAATGTCAATTTCGACCCTAACAATTTCAGTCGTACCAAATACGATCCAAACAATTGATTAGTGCCTAATACAAACTCAACTCAATTATAATTCAAAAAACTTCTTAAGACGTGCATAAATCTACACTAACTCTAACAAAAGCTAGTTAATTGTTAACAAGATAAACTGACGTCGTTTCGATATACGAGGAAAAGTGTCAATTTCGACCCCAACAATTTCAGTCGTGCCTAATAGGGCCCAAACAAATTGTCAGTGCCAAAAAACGACCTCAACTCAATTATAATTTAAGAAAAATTACTCAAACTTTTAAAAATGTGCCTAAATCTAAATTGACTCTAACTGAAGTGAGTCAACCGTTAACAGGATAAGACTAACGTCGTTTTGATATATATATATATATATATATATATATATATATATATATATTTAAAAATATGTTCATTCTTGGACTCAAACCCGTGTCGAGATATCCTTTTAAAGAGACACACTAACAACTAGACTAACGTAACTTTTTGAAATATTATTTCAAATTGAAATTCTCCATTATATAAACTACTATTCTTCTTCATCATCCAATTTAAATCTTTGGTGATTGCTTTTTTATATTTTAGTTATTGTTTAATATGCCTAATATTTTGTACAAGATATCTTAGTGAAAGAAAGGTAAAAAGCCTCTTAACATTTTTGAACAAAATATCAAAAATATATAATATTAACTTTAAAAATAAAACATTTTCCAGTTAAGTTTAAAAATTAAAAATAACTTATATAAGAAAATTTTATAAATAAATTCAAAATTTTAAGTATATTTAAGATCGTATAATAATAAATATTTTATTATTTATATTTAAGTAAGATATACGTTTATTAAAGATATGATAAATAAAAAACATGTTAATGTATTTATATAAATCAGAAAAAATAATCACCAAAATTTTAAATTGGATAAGATGAAGAAGGATAGTAGTTTATATAATTTCAAATTTGTAATAATATATCAAAAAGTTACTTTTATCTAGTTGTTAGTGTGCCTCTTTAAAAGGGTATTACAGCACGGTTTGAGTTCCATAATGAACATATATATATTTTAAATATATATATATATATATCAAAACGACATCGTCTTATCTTATTAACGGTTGACTAATTTCTGTTAGAGTCAATGTAAATTTATGCACGTTTTAAAAAGTTCAGGTAGTTTTTCTTAAATTATAATTAAGTTGATGTCGGTTTTGGCACTGACAATTTTTCGGGTGCTATTTGGTACAATTGAGAGTGTTGGGGTCGAAATTTGCACTTTTTCGTATATCAAAACGACGTTGTTTTATCTTGTTAACGATTGGCTAACTTCTGTTAGAGTCAAGGTAGATTTAAGCATGATTTAAGAAGTTTGAGTAGTTTTTTTGAATTATAATCGAGTTGATGTTCTATTTGGCAGTGATCAATTGGACGACCTAAATTGTTGTGTCGAAATTGACACCTTTGCCCCGCTTCTTGTTTATGAGATTGAGAAGCTCAGCCCAAAAGGCCATTAACTTTATATATTATTTATGTTAAAAGCCCATAAACAGTGTAGTAAATTTTTTCTAACAAATTAAGACTTAACGAAGCCCATAACCAGTCTAGTAATTTTCTAACCAATTAAGACCTAACCAGCTTATACACATAAGTATAGTTCTCAAAGTCAAATTCTTTAATTTTGAACAAACACTATACAATTTTTTTTTTTTTTTGAAAAAAGGGCATTCTAACAAACACTATATACAAACACACATTCGCATAACTTCTACTTTGATAAGCTGAAACCACCAAAAAATGATTCTGCTAATGAAACGTATACTATCTGAATTTAAATCTACACTTACAAACACACATTTCTATTTCTTTGCAACTATTTTCGGAAAAGTATATTAAAAACGAATCGTATTACTAGGGAAATTGGTGTACTTTACGTACTTTCTAAGAAAAGAATGGCTTAACACAAAAATCTACGAGAAATACCCTTGGATATCATTAAAAAAATTGAGAAAATTGCTAAAACGGAACAAAAAAATAACATAGTTGTCTCTATTGTATAAAACCATCACTAAGTTGCCCCTATAGTATAATATTTTTCATAATCCCAAAACTAACATTTCCTTAATCAAATTAAACATAAATGAAAACTATTTTTAAAAAGTTTATTGAAAAAAAAAAAAGTAATACCATAATGTTTTACAAAGAAAAAAAAATGTAAAAATAATTCAAAAAAAAAAAGAATACATGACACAGATCAAAAATATTTCGTAACCTAATTGCATTTGGTTTCTAAAATACTCTGAAACTATTCTTTTAAAATCCTCTAAAGTAGAACTTGATTCCAATAACAGTAGCCTACCCCATTTATCATCAGCCAAAAAAACCCATCATGTGCTTACACTAAATTCCCAAACACCACATATTGTATAGATATGCATCATAGAGCAAGAGTTTTTGAAAATCACAAGATAAACTATGGAGAAATCATAGATTGATGAAGAAGAAAAGCCAAAATCGTTTTTTTTTTATATTTTGACAAAGAAAGTCGACTGGGACACGTTTTAGGAAATTAGAATATTTTTAGAATATTTTCATAACTGAAACTTCCTTAATTTTCGGAAAAACTGGTTTTTTATCCGTAGAATGCACCTTCTACACTGTGTAGAACGATGACAAAAAATTATGAATACAATTTCTAT
This genomic interval from Brassica oleracea var. oleracea cultivar TO1000 chromosome C2, BOL, whole genome shotgun sequence contains the following:
- the LOC106325327 gene encoding mavicyanin-like, translated to MAARIVVGLACIMVILRLSEAAVYKVGDSAGWTTIANVDYKLWASTKTFHIGDTVLFEYNPQFHNVMRVTHTMYRSCNNSNPISTFTTGNDSVTLTNHGHHFFFCGVPGHCQAGQKLDLNVINPTSSRPLSDPPISSDSSSPSSPPSTTTIPAAGVPGPSPSHAASLPNSAVAVVAALVSCLFANFSY